The following coding sequences lie in one Rutidosis leptorrhynchoides isolate AG116_Rl617_1_P2 chromosome 6, CSIRO_AGI_Rlap_v1, whole genome shotgun sequence genomic window:
- the LOC139855141 gene encoding uncharacterized protein: MENSSGFKFEVGQLGESKSFADGYRGAWFRCKIKHINLKRNKIQLEYYDFDVEEISWEQIFEQPPYGRKTRHIKRQLMVDDKVDWNYEGVYWSARVVEVLSDDKVKIELPMPPAGEGVEGETYEALCKDLRPYLDWSERNGWTLPTLGGRTSCGAQLIFPSKQGMNQESISLGSPLNASSSTRLSAEGDTERQNSGHVDTVICDDKMVDDLAEGHAERQSSNPVNAVVLDEKVASEDVKMVDDDDDDDDVHANTETQSSVPVNCEEKVQAEDAILGDTETHNSNLMDTVVCEEKKQTEDVKMDDECVESFDSITSLRVEEKKSAAEAAPAVADEGGIHFSKDLNIKHEDTLEAAVIDLEELVNKIKWMQNLLNNNGSQSSTDSTLWKFV; this comes from the exons ATCAAACATATCAATTTGAAAAGGAACAAGATACAGCTGGAGTACTATGATTTCGACGTAGAAG AGATAAGTTGGGAACAGATATTCGAACAGCCTCCTTATGGAAGAAAGACAAGGCACATTAAAAGACAACTAATG GTTGATGATAAGGTAGATTGGAATTATGAAGGTGTTTATTGGTCTGCAAGGGTTGTCGAAGTGTTGAGCGATGACAAGGTTAAG ATTGAGTTGCCAATGCCCCCAGCTGGAGAAGGGGTAGAAGGTGAGACATACGAAGCATTATGTAAAGATTTACGACCCTACTTAGATTGGTCCGAAAGAAATGGCTGGACTTTGCCTACTCTG GGTGGTAGGACTTCATGTGGTGCACAGCTTATCTTTCCATCAAAGCAAG GCATGAATCAGGAGTCAATTTCTCTTGGTTCACCTCTCAATGCATCTTCTAGCACTCGTTTATCAGCTGAGGGAGACACAGAGAGACAAAATTCAGGTCATGTGGATACCGTTATTTGTGACGATAAAATGGTTGATGATTTAGCGGAAGGACATGCAGAAAGGCAAAGTTCAAATCCTGTAAATGCTGTTGTTCTTGATGAAAAAGTGGCGAGTGAAGATGTGAAaatggttgatgatgatgatgatgatgatgatgtgcatGCAAATACAGAGACACAGAGTTCAGTTCCTGTTAATTGTGAGGAAAAAGTGCAGGCTGAAGATGCGATATTGGGTGATACTGAAACACATAATTCAAATCTGATGGATACCGTTGTTTGTGAAGAAAAAAAGCAGACTGAAGAtgtgaaaatggatgatgaatgtgTGGAATCCTTCGATAGTATTACGAGTTTGCGTGTGGAAGAGAAGAAATCAGCAGCAGAAGCGGCACCGGCAGTTGCAGATGAGGGTGGTATTCATTTTAGTAAAGACTTGAACATAAAGCATGAAGATACACTGGAAGCAGCCGTAATCGATCTGGAGGAACTTGTTAACAAAATTAAATGGATGCAGAACCTTCTAAATAACAATGGCAGTCAGTCAAGTACTGATTCAACATTGTGGAAGTTTGTTTAA